The genomic segment GAGCGCGACGTTCGATGGCAGGAACTTCCCCAACTCGCTCGCCTCCAAACTGACCTTCGGGTTGGCTTCCACATTCGAGCGGACTCGCCCCGCGACATTCGAGTGAAACGCGATCTGATGATTCGCTTCGTCGTACCAAAACATCGTCGGGTTGATGAACGGCTGTCCGTCAATGGACGTGGCGATGTGTCCTATTTTTGCTTCATTGAGAAACGAGCGAATCCAATCGTCGTCTTTGGTGAGATGCGGGCGGCGTTGGAACGCGGCGGGAGGTTGTGGGATGTAGTCGCGGGGCATATTAATTCAACGCTCGTTTGTAAATACCGATCTGTAAAAAGA from the Candidatus Defluviilinea gracilis genome contains:
- a CDS encoding pyridoxamine 5'-phosphate oxidase family protein — its product is MPRDYIPQPPAAFQRRPHLTKDDDWIRSFLNEAKIGHIATSIDGQPFINPTMFWYDEANHQIAFHSNVAGRVRSNVEANPKVSLEASELGKFLPSNVALEFSLQFRSVVVYGDARLVDDPAEARELLYGLIGKYFPAMTAGKEYREITDKELRATSIYAIAIKSWSGKENWADRADQSDEWTPLDEKWFE